In Natrinema salaciae, the following are encoded in one genomic region:
- a CDS encoding helix-turn-helix domain-containing protein has protein sequence MGLLAAFDIHCDALPLVGVARAAPEATILLELQFNHGDRPLFMITVTGGSQTAVEAALTDAVDVEEWALIGEADSTRRYQAVPALSLAEQLGDYIDDLAGLEALATVDAAIERIEVNRDGWRQSGWFADRAAFTEFSTFWQRNAGFRLRRLTRDGASEPPGDGLSDRQREALRTAYEMGYFDIPRRTSLNAIAAELDISASSVSERLRRAHLQLIEETVATTWPPLPD, from the coding sequence ATGGGACTCCTCGCAGCGTTCGACATCCACTGCGATGCGCTTCCACTCGTCGGGGTTGCGAGGGCAGCGCCCGAGGCGACGATCCTCCTCGAGTTGCAGTTCAATCACGGTGACCGGCCGCTGTTCATGATCACTGTGACGGGCGGTTCACAGACGGCGGTTGAAGCGGCGTTGACCGACGCGGTCGACGTCGAAGAGTGGGCGTTGATCGGGGAAGCCGACTCCACGCGACGGTATCAGGCGGTACCGGCGCTCAGTTTAGCGGAACAGCTCGGCGATTACATCGACGACCTCGCCGGACTCGAAGCGCTCGCCACCGTCGACGCCGCCATCGAACGGATCGAGGTGAACAGGGACGGATGGCGGCAGTCGGGATGGTTCGCCGATCGAGCGGCGTTCACCGAATTCTCGACGTTCTGGCAACGGAACGCCGGATTTCGATTGCGCCGCCTCACTCGCGATGGCGCGTCCGAACCGCCCGGCGACGGCCTCTCCGATCGCCAACGCGAGGCGCTCAGGACGGCCTACGAGATGGGCTACTTCGACATTCCGCGGCGGACGTCCCTGAACGCGATCGCGGCGGAGTTGGACATCTCGGCGTCCTCGGTGTCGGAGCGACTTCGCCGCGCTCACCTGCAACTCATCGAGGAAACGGTCGCGACGACGTGGCCGCCCCTTCCCGACTAA
- a CDS encoding AIR synthase family protein, translated as MPGKVSPDDLLTHVFERTGAAETDETVIQGPADGEDAAAIDWPDGDGTLVVSSDPISLAASQVGTLGVYVASNDVAVSGADPRWLTAVVLLPGDDGAGGDAADTLLEEISHDLDAAAREIGASIVGGHSEYVDQLERPLLSLTAMGATDRFVPTGGAEPGDAVLLTKAAGVEGSAILAADFGDELAVGAATRERAEGFLDEISVVPEARIVREHATAMHDPTEGGVAAGLLEVARASTVRLEVDRDAVPVREETRALCDAAGVDPLRIFGSGALLATVPGDAVDDCLAALADAGLEAASIGTVRDLGGGEPELRLDGESITEPIEDDLYPLWERADSEG; from the coding sequence ATGCCCGGCAAGGTGAGCCCGGACGACCTGCTCACGCACGTCTTCGAGCGGACGGGAGCGGCCGAGACGGACGAGACGGTGATACAGGGTCCCGCTGACGGCGAGGACGCCGCTGCGATCGACTGGCCCGACGGTGACGGGACGCTCGTGGTCAGTTCCGACCCGATCTCGCTGGCCGCGTCGCAGGTCGGGACGCTCGGCGTGTACGTCGCCTCCAACGACGTGGCCGTCTCGGGAGCGGACCCGCGCTGGCTGACGGCCGTCGTCTTACTCCCCGGCGACGACGGGGCCGGCGGCGACGCCGCCGACACGCTGCTCGAGGAGATCTCTCACGACCTCGACGCCGCCGCACGCGAGATCGGGGCGTCGATCGTCGGCGGCCACTCGGAGTACGTCGACCAGCTCGAGCGGCCGCTGCTCTCGCTGACGGCGATGGGCGCGACCGACCGGTTCGTTCCGACCGGCGGGGCCGAGCCCGGCGACGCCGTGCTCCTCACGAAGGCCGCGGGGGTCGAGGGATCGGCCATCCTCGCGGCCGACTTCGGCGACGAACTCGCGGTCGGTGCGGCGACCCGCGAGCGCGCCGAGGGGTTTCTCGACGAAATCAGCGTCGTTCCCGAGGCTCGGATCGTCCGCGAGCACGCGACGGCGATGCACGACCCCACGGAGGGCGGGGTCGCGGCCGGCCTGCTCGAGGTCGCACGCGCGTCGACCGTCCGACTCGAGGTGGACCGCGACGCCGTGCCGGTCCGCGAGGAGACGCGAGCGCTGTGCGACGCGGCGGGCGTCGATCCGCTGCGAATCTTCGGCTCCGGGGCGCTGCTGGCGACCGTCCCCGGCGACGCGGTCGACGACTGTCTCGCGGCGCTCGCGGACGCGGGACTCGAGGCCGCGTCGATCGGTACCGTTCGGGACCTCGGCGGCGGCGAGCCCGAACTCCGCCTCGACGGGGAGTCGATCACCGAGCCGATCGAGGACGACCTCTATCCGCTCTGGGAGCGGGCGGACAGCGAGGGCTGA